The proteins below come from a single Hyperolius riggenbachi isolate aHypRig1 chromosome 8, aHypRig1.pri, whole genome shotgun sequence genomic window:
- the NTMT1 gene encoding N-terminal Xaa-Pro-Lys N-methyltransferase 1 isoform X3 has product MVDVTDEFLSKAKGYLGEDGNRIGNYFCSGLQDFVPEPSRYDVIWIQWVIGHLTDSHLVDFLKRCKSGLRSNGIIVIKDNMTQEGAIMDDVDSSICRDLDLVRRLIRHAGLAVVAQEKQENFPEEIYSVFSIAMR; this is encoded by the exons ATGGTTGACGTCACGGACGAGTTCCTAAGCAAAGCAAAGGGCTACCTCGGTGAAGACGGGAACAGAATCGGCAACTACTTCTGCAGTGGACTGCAGGACTTTGTCCCAGAGCCAAGCCGCTATGATGTGATCTGGATACAGTGGGTGATAG GACATCTGACCGATAGCCACCTTGTGGACTTCCTGAAGCGATGCAAGTCTGGCCTGCGATCCAACGGCATTATTGTCATCAAAGACAACATGACCCAAGAAGGTGCCATTATGGATGACGTGGACAGCAGTATCTGCAGAGACCTTGACCTTGTACGTAGACTCATCAGACATGCAGGGCTCGCTGTCGTGGCTCAGGAAAAGCAGGAGAACTTCCCTGAAGAGATCTACTCTGTCTTCTCCATCGCCATGAGATAA
- the NTMT1 gene encoding N-terminal Xaa-Pro-Lys N-methyltransferase 1 isoform X1, producing the protein MTAEESRGNESIFSIMSGLLVEDETQFYCNAKTYWKNVPPTVDGMLGGYGHISSIDLSGSKKFLQRFLKDGPHKIGTSYALDCGAGIGRITKRLLLPIFKNVDMVDVTDEFLSKAKGYLGEDGNRIGNYFCSGLQDFVPEPSRYDVIWIQWVIGHLTDSHLVDFLKRCKSGLRSNGIIVIKDNMTQEGAIMDDVDSSICRDLDLVRRLIRHAGLAVVAQEKQENFPEEIYSVFSIAMR; encoded by the exons TTTTTTCCATAATGTCAGGCTTACTGGTGGAAGACGAGACTCAGTTCTACTGTAACGCTAAGACGTACTGGAAGAATGTGCCGCCCACGGTGGACGGGATGCTGGGAGGGTATGGACACATCTCTAGCATAGACCTCAGTGGCTCCAAGAAGTTTCTCCAGAGATTCCTCAAA GATGGACCTCACAAGATTGGTACATCCTATGCTCTGGACTGTGGTGCTGGCATAGGACGGATCACCAAACGCCTCTTGCTGCCAATATTTAAAAACGTTGACATGGTTGACGTCACGGACGAGTTCCTAAGCAAAGCAAAGGGCTACCTCGGTGAAGACGGGAACAGAATCGGCAACTACTTCTGCAGTGGACTGCAGGACTTTGTCCCAGAGCCAAGCCGCTATGATGTGATCTGGATACAGTGGGTGATAG GACATCTGACCGATAGCCACCTTGTGGACTTCCTGAAGCGATGCAAGTCTGGCCTGCGATCCAACGGCATTATTGTCATCAAAGACAACATGACCCAAGAAGGTGCCATTATGGATGACGTGGACAGCAGTATCTGCAGAGACCTTGACCTTGTACGTAGACTCATCAGACATGCAGGGCTCGCTGTCGTGGCTCAGGAAAAGCAGGAGAACTTCCCTGAAGAGATCTACTCTGTCTTCTCCATCGCCATGAGATAA
- the NTMT1 gene encoding N-terminal Xaa-Pro-Lys N-methyltransferase 1 isoform X2, translating into MSGLLVEDETQFYCNAKTYWKNVPPTVDGMLGGYGHISSIDLSGSKKFLQRFLKDGPHKIGTSYALDCGAGIGRITKRLLLPIFKNVDMVDVTDEFLSKAKGYLGEDGNRIGNYFCSGLQDFVPEPSRYDVIWIQWVIGHLTDSHLVDFLKRCKSGLRSNGIIVIKDNMTQEGAIMDDVDSSICRDLDLVRRLIRHAGLAVVAQEKQENFPEEIYSVFSIAMR; encoded by the exons ATGTCAGGCTTACTGGTGGAAGACGAGACTCAGTTCTACTGTAACGCTAAGACGTACTGGAAGAATGTGCCGCCCACGGTGGACGGGATGCTGGGAGGGTATGGACACATCTCTAGCATAGACCTCAGTGGCTCCAAGAAGTTTCTCCAGAGATTCCTCAAA GATGGACCTCACAAGATTGGTACATCCTATGCTCTGGACTGTGGTGCTGGCATAGGACGGATCACCAAACGCCTCTTGCTGCCAATATTTAAAAACGTTGACATGGTTGACGTCACGGACGAGTTCCTAAGCAAAGCAAAGGGCTACCTCGGTGAAGACGGGAACAGAATCGGCAACTACTTCTGCAGTGGACTGCAGGACTTTGTCCCAGAGCCAAGCCGCTATGATGTGATCTGGATACAGTGGGTGATAG GACATCTGACCGATAGCCACCTTGTGGACTTCCTGAAGCGATGCAAGTCTGGCCTGCGATCCAACGGCATTATTGTCATCAAAGACAACATGACCCAAGAAGGTGCCATTATGGATGACGTGGACAGCAGTATCTGCAGAGACCTTGACCTTGTACGTAGACTCATCAGACATGCAGGGCTCGCTGTCGTGGCTCAGGAAAAGCAGGAGAACTTCCCTGAAGAGATCTACTCTGTCTTCTCCATCGCCATGAGATAA